The following are encoded together in the Triticum dicoccoides isolate Atlit2015 ecotype Zavitan chromosome 6B, WEW_v2.0, whole genome shotgun sequence genome:
- the LOC119323894 gene encoding protein DETOXIFICATION 18-like, translating into MTSAPLLLGGCEPADGKGGEAKPCSPAWLRHLIDTEEAWAQLQFAVPMVLTNMSYYGIPLVSVMFSGHLGDAQLAGATLGNSWATVTGYAFVRQIGW; encoded by the exons ATGACTTCGGCTCCGCTGCTGCTCGGTGGCTGCGAGCCCGCCGACGGCAAGGGCGGCGAGGCCAAGCCCTGCTCGCCGGCGTGGTTGCGCCACCTGATCGACACGGAGGAGGCGTGGGCGCAGCTGCAGTTCGCGGTGCCGATGGTCCTCACCAACATGTCCTACTACGGCATCCCGCTGGTGTCCGTCATGTTCTCCGGCCACCTCGGCGACGCCCAACTCGCCGGCGCCACGCTCGGCAACTCCTGGGCCACCGTCACCGGCTACGCCTTCGTG AGACAAATTGGTTGGTGA
- the LOC119323893 gene encoding protein DETOXIFICATION 19-like, whose amino-acid sequence MSSAAPLLEPAGGKGGEAKRPCGCPPAWLRRLIDTEEAWAQLQFAVPMVLTNMSYYGIPLVSVMFSGHLGDVHLAGATLGNSWATVTGYAFVTGMSGALETLCGQAYGAQLYRMLGLYLQSSLIMSAVVSMVIAVLWLFTEPLLLCLRQEPEVSRAAAVFIRYQIPGLFAFSFLQCLIRYLQTQSIVLPLVVCSVVPFMLHIALNHLLVNVLGFGLVGASAAISITLWFSCMMLLGYVMRSKEFSETWKGFSTDAFNYVMPTIKLATPSAIMVCLEYWAFELLVLIAGLLPNSTVSTSLIAMCSSTEAIAYMITYGFSAAVSTRVSNEIGAGNVDMAKNAVAVTLKLSIFLAFSFILLLGFGHGLWARLFSGSEVIVAEFAAITPLLMISIVLDSAQGVLSGVARGCGWQHLAAMTNLVAFYFIGMPLAMLFAFKLNFYTTGLWSGLICGLTCQTSTLVVITARTKWSKIVDAMQQEKANYIA is encoded by the exons ATGTCCTCGGCGGCGCCGCTGCTCGAGCCCGCCGGCGGCAAGGGCGGCGAGGCGAAGAGGCCCTGCGGCTGCCCGCCGGCGTGGCTGCGCCGCCTGATCGACACGGAGGAGGCGTGGGCGCAGCTGCAGTTCGCGGTGCCCATGGTCCTCACCAACATGTCCTACTACGGCATCCCGCTGGTGTCCGTCATGTTCTCCGGCCACCTCGGCGACGTCCACCTCGCCGGCGCCACGCTCGGCAACTCCTGGGCCACCGTCACCGGCTACGCCTTCGTG ACCGGCATGAGCGGCGCCCTGGAGACGCTATGCGGGCAGGCCTACGGCGCTCAACTGTACCGCATGCTAGGACTATACCTGCAGTCGTCACTCATCATGTCGGCGGTGGTGTCCATGGTCATCGCCGTCCTGTGGCTGTTCACGGAGCCGCTGCTTCTATGCCTGCGTCAAGAACCCGAGGTGTCCCGCGCCGCCGCGGTGTTCATTCGGTACCAGATCCCCGGTCTGTTCGCCTTTTCCTTCCTGCAGTGCCTTATACGGTACCTGCAGACACAGTCCATCGTCCTGCCGCTCGTCGTCTGCTCCGTGGTGCCATTCATGCTCCACATCGCGCTGAACCACCTTCTGGTGAACGTTCTCGGCTTCGGCCTCGTCGGCGCGTCCGCCGCCATCTCCATCACCCTATGGTTCTCCTGCATGATGCTGCTTGGGTACGTGATGCGGTCCAAGGAGTTTAGCGAGACGTGGAAGGGTTTCTCCACCGACGCGTTCAACTACGTGATGCCGACGATCAAACTCGCTACGCCCTCCGCCATCATGGTTTG CTTGGAGTACTGGGCGTTTGAGCTTCTGGTTCTTATCGCGGGCTTGCTACCGAATTCCACGGTGAGCACGTCGTTGATCGCCATGTG CTCAAGCACGGAGGCGATTGCCTACATGATCACCTACGGATTCAGTGCCGCTGTGAG CACCCGGGTGTCGAATGAGATCGGAGCCGGGAACGTGGATATGGCGAAGAATGCGGTCGCAGTGACGCTCAAGCTGTCAatattcctcgccttctccttcatcCTGCTGCTGGGCTTCGGCCATGGCCTTTGGGCGAGACTCTTCAGCGGGAGCGAGGTGATTGTGGCAGAATTCGCGGCCATCACCCCGCTCCTGATGATCTCCATCGTGCTCGACTCCGCGCAGGGCGTACTGTCAG GGGTGGCGAGGGGCTGCGGATGGCAGCACCTGGCGGCGATGACCAACCTTGTGGCGTTCTACTTCATCGGCATGCCGTTGGCCATGCTCTTCGCCTTCAAGCTCAACTTCTACACCACG GGTTTATGGTCGGGTCTGATCTGCGGGCTGACTTGCCAGACCAGCACGCTGGTGGTGATCACCGCCCGCACGAAATGGTCCAAGATCGTGGATGCGAtgcagcaagagaaggccaactacATCGCTTGA